Part of the Plasmodium vinckei vinckei genome assembly, chromosome: PVVCY_13 genome, AGAAAAGGATCGGACAGTACATGTTTTTCCCTTCAACTTTGCATTTGTCTCTTctctttcattttctatattcaCTTTTATATAACCCTTTGAATGCTCAGTAAAatgttcttttttttcggattttatattatcattcaTTTTGCCTTCCAAGATAGtttctacatttttatcatcgACCCAACAAGAGCACTTCATAGAATTATGATCATTAATGTGAGAATACAAATACATAATACTgtctttaaaatttaattttttttctgtaatataatttaaaaacatcgttattttataataataacatttaTGTAATTTAGAATTATCTAAACTATAATTATActcctttttattaaaatctATATTCACAGTAATATCAGCATACCCCAATTCATACTTATTTGGcccataattatttttatcaacatTTATTCGTATATTGAGAATAGTACATTCATTTTTAGAATTAGACGTATCTTCTGCAAACATTATTCCGTTTGTTTCTTCATCGTCCATAACCTTTTTCAGTAGtctacaaaaaaaataataaaatatgtgtaataaagcaaagatataaaattttgtttgcacactttttattatttgtccTTTTATTACCCTTCCTGAATAATATCTATATCAATATCTTTAATCGAAGATAAGGTATATATGTCATTTATAAGCTTCCCAGCAGACACTAGGGGATCATCcccattatttattttgtctgTTTCCATCTGTTAtgtttctattttttcaaagcATCATCATAtctatatgtttatatatttattcatctACGAGTCGTTCTAATTGCGCGAACTCTCaaactatatattataatatcgTGAAGTTATAATACAAGAAAAGGTTTGGGATTATATTacttaataaaaacaaaaatatatatgatattttttaaatgttcctaaaacattttcaaagcatatatatgcttatttttattctttaaagcttaaatatttttataataatgaattttgagttttttcataattattttgtcttaatcatttcattatttccTCTTCCccttttttcataaataattcacaatatataatgctTCAATTTATTTGCTCTTCTTTTAGTCTATATCAccttttttcatatataatttgtcaGTAAtctaattttgtttttattttactatcCCAttcttttgtttatatatttatttttatgtgtgAACAAAAGAGGTGCTAACTTTGTAAGCCAATAcctcaaaaaaattaatgtgtttacaaatatatatacccataaataaatcaccttttttatagcattacaaaaataaaaaaaaatatagaatattTAAACATTTGAATTAGCTGAATATTTACTCATTtaatcatataatttttataaaatttaaatatatattttgataattttttaaaaattataacacCACCCCATTATTGCTTTCATACACATAAAGGagtaaatgaaaaaaaattgtatacacttttataaaatgcTAGTTCGCTTAATTTTAaactaaaaaatagaaaatcattaatatccatatttatatatgactattttatttgttgaTCTTTTGCATATTATTTCCATCGGCTAACAttcttcaaaaaaaaattcattaattcatattttaaaggttataaattttaattataaaatagcttacgaatattatataatatggcTTTTCATGGAtcttaatatatacacataagcatattatatacatatctTTGGACaatctatttttaaattttgtaaacataaaaatgtatgatATTTATACACCCACAcaataacataaatatatcgtGCAAATATGTATCTATATTATGCATGTTTATGTGGGCACTTTACCTctatttgatatatatatgcaaaatcAATTACCTTTTTCTAaacacaaaataataagcatTTTTCTTCTACTTAAATCGTAAAAggataaatattaaatagagaaaattatttactgGCTAGCCATATTAAATACCACTACACACATTAACCCAACAttggaaaataaatttcttAAAGTGAGATactttctttatttttataattataaataatcatGTGGATATATTTGACTTTTTTCAACCTTTTGAATTGtaaaatttcaaaattaaGACACACAAAAAGCTATTATCAAATTAATACCCCCCAAAAATAATCGAAATAAAAGACACTTCCATTCGTAACATATAACCATTACTCCTTTAATCCATTACTATTGTAatgttattaaataaaagtaaaatttattatataattataaccACATGAAATATATGCGGCATATACATGTaggtataaaaaaatgcacaaatatattccctttttaatatatattttccagTGTATACCTAAGGATACAATATGATAGGCattactttttataaaagtttagcatatcattttttttacttttacaTTATGGCAACTGATAAAAATTAGGAGTTTATAGACTTAaccataaaaataaaaaaaacaaatgtataggttttattttttatgaaataaaaagattACTGCCATTCAAAGCAGGGAGggtttataaaatttttgtaaaattgtCGTTTTTCTTTGggttctttttattatttgttcaATTTTCCTTCACAtacaaaacaaataaatcaCAAATATGCAAGCTTGAGATGTTCTTAATTTAAtttggaaaatataaataattgaataggaaaaaataataaaaaaattcgtAAAATCATCAATTAtataactaaaaaaaatggtacCACCAACTtattaaatacaaaaaaaaaagtagatATCATGATTGAAAGTatcaaaagaaaattatgaataaaaaaagaaaacgaTTCcagaattttttaaatacatcTCATATTATGCgtatatagtatatatgtaatttaTAGTGCTTCTAGTTAtgtgttaaaaaaaataaaggaactgttttattttggcttgcgaatatttatttttttacatttttttacattttttgaatttcattatttcaCCATTTTACCATTTGTTTAGTCTTTTATTCATTCAAAAAATGACTTGAACATTTTCCTTACACATATGCTTTTCCACTGTTATTTTGTTATACATACAACtttgaaataataaaatgaatgaCATAATTTCACAAgataatcaaataaaatctAAGAACTTTGTAACAATTTATACTATCCGTATGTATTTAAATGGATTTATAATTGGATATGTTTTCAGAAaagaaatttataaaaacttttatatccataagaatgataatataatctttgatattataaaaaaaaacaaattttcatcaatttataataactataaaaaatcgACATATATATCGAAAATTACTTTACGTTACAAAACAAGaaactatttatttaaaaacctaaatctatataataataatcaaaattatCAACATAGCTACAAAAcgattttatttcataaattACCCTATTTGAAAAGAAATGTTCATATCCCCAATTTTTTTGCCGTTAGATTATCATTTTGGACATGTACTAAAAACatacacacaaaaaaattaaacttgtatttatatgaatattgttataaacatatgtataattcattgtaaattatgtatatgcaatattctataagtaaaaaaataattgtttcgaaataataatatttgtttacaaatttattaacataCATACTTTTTAGGCATATGTTCCACTTTATGTTGGCATTTAAACAAGCGGATAGACAATATAGCCATTTCCTCCACCCTTTCTGGGCTTATAGCTTCATCCGTAAAGTTAgacaatataatttttttcttacaATAATGTCTTGTATCAATATGTTAAATACTATGCCCTTATAATTATAGATACAACCTATTTAACTATTccaatttatattatataaataactttattttttagtaaaacattttttagaGAATCCACAAAAGTTTTTATTCCTAATTGGTTTGGATGTATCATTAGGTAAGAtcaatttcaaaaaataaattaaaagtaaaaatattttcataactTCATCCCACTTTCAT contains:
- a CDS encoding shikimate dehydrogenase, putative; this encodes MNDIISQDNQIKSKNFVTIYTIRMYLNGFIIGYVFRKEIYKNFYIHKNDNIIFDIIKKNKFSSIYNNYKKSTYISKITLRYKTRNYLFKNLNLYNNNQNYQHSYKTILFHKLPYLKRNVHIPNFFAVRLSFWTCICSTLCWHLNKRIDNIAISSTLSGLIASSVNKTFFRESTKVFIPNWFGCIISYAIFI